A single genomic interval of Falsibacillus albus harbors:
- a CDS encoding Dph6-related ATP pyrophosphatase, producing MEKKAKKTVVCWSGGKDCCLALHRTLQENHEVICLLSMVSDKDERNHAHGLKLKILSMQAEALGIPLLMIDSAGEYEKSLKQALTRLKEQQGAEAVVFGSLYAREDRDWNENAARQAGLEPMFPIWIQEDETSRLLQDFISLGYKSIVCRAHMKHFDSSWAGRYLDERFYSDIHHTQSCVMGENGEYHTFVLDGPKFHKRLTITASDVVLNSDLWSLDIQACELKDQETRHSG from the coding sequence ATGGAAAAGAAAGCAAAAAAGACAGTTGTTTGTTGGAGCGGAGGCAAAGACTGCTGTCTCGCTTTGCATAGAACCCTTCAAGAAAATCATGAAGTTATTTGCCTATTATCGATGGTTTCAGACAAAGACGAGAGGAATCATGCCCATGGTCTGAAATTAAAGATATTAAGCATGCAGGCGGAAGCTCTGGGAATACCTTTGCTGATGATCGATTCAGCTGGGGAGTATGAAAAGTCATTGAAACAAGCATTGACTCGCTTAAAAGAACAACAAGGTGCAGAAGCAGTTGTCTTTGGGAGTTTATATGCGAGAGAAGATCGTGACTGGAACGAGAATGCAGCGCGACAAGCTGGATTGGAGCCGATGTTTCCAATTTGGATTCAAGAAGACGAAACCTCCCGGCTGCTTCAGGATTTTATATCCCTCGGCTATAAATCCATTGTTTGCCGTGCCCATATGAAGCATTTTGACTCTTCGTGGGCCGGCCGCTATTTGGATGAACGCTTTTATTCTGACATCCATCACACTCAAAGCTGTGTCATGGGGGAAAATGGAGAATATCATACGTTTGTTTTGGATGGTCCAAAGTTTCATAAGAGACTTACAATCACTGCATCAGATGTAGTATTGAATTCCGATTTATGGTCATTGGATATCCAGGCTTGTGAATTGAAGGATCAGGAAACAAGGCACTCCGGATGA
- a CDS encoding carbohydrate ABC transporter permease, with translation MKNEKSHEKIMAYSLVAPALILILVIAIWPVLQSFYFSLFDLKLNSPTKSETHLSYSIDLERYLDNYPFLVGAIDNEIKKNHAPDQLGKAKDQLEKLDAKIQKDPKIKKNYDLVNDKLLNFESIDPSIALLKIDKDLANEIGHVSKEVKAEVKSAAKEKKLDQEKKIVGLASGMQDVVVKPNFIGLKHYISDLSSKRVWRALGNTMTFTVLSVGIELVLGLSIALLINKAFVGRGLVRAAILIPWAIPTAVSAKMWQFLYDGQNGIVSKMFEKLGLVDSMTHLLTTDTGAMFSVIFADVWKTTPYMALLLLAGLQTIPGSLYEAASIDGASKFKQFLTVTLPLLKSSLLVALLFRTLDAFRVFDLIYVLTGGGPANSTETISILGYKMMFSQTNFGNGSAISVIVFICVAIISIIYIKFLGRDLLNDGTGR, from the coding sequence ATCAAGAATGAAAAATCCCATGAAAAAATCATGGCCTATTCCCTTGTTGCCCCCGCCCTTATCTTAATCCTGGTCATCGCCATCTGGCCCGTCCTGCAATCCTTTTATTTCAGCTTGTTCGACCTGAAGCTGAACAGCCCGACGAAATCTGAAACACATTTAAGCTACAGCATCGATCTGGAAAGATATCTAGACAACTACCCCTTTCTCGTAGGGGCGATCGACAATGAAATCAAAAAAAATCATGCACCCGACCAGCTTGGGAAAGCGAAAGACCAATTGGAAAAGCTGGATGCGAAAATCCAAAAAGATCCTAAAATAAAAAAGAACTATGACTTGGTAAATGATAAGCTGCTAAACTTCGAATCCATCGATCCGAGTATAGCGCTTTTAAAAATTGATAAAGATTTAGCAAACGAAATCGGCCATGTATCAAAAGAGGTTAAGGCAGAAGTGAAGAGTGCCGCGAAAGAGAAAAAGCTTGATCAGGAGAAGAAAATAGTAGGTCTGGCTTCCGGTATGCAGGATGTCGTGGTAAAGCCTAATTTCATTGGGTTGAAGCATTATATAAGCGACCTTTCTTCGAAACGGGTTTGGCGTGCACTTGGCAATACGATGACCTTTACCGTTCTATCGGTTGGAATTGAGCTCGTGCTAGGATTATCCATTGCCTTGTTGATCAATAAGGCCTTCGTCGGCAGGGGGCTTGTACGGGCTGCCATCCTGATTCCTTGGGCAATCCCGACAGCCGTTTCCGCGAAAATGTGGCAGTTCCTCTATGACGGCCAAAACGGAATCGTCTCGAAAATGTTTGAAAAGCTCGGACTTGTCGATTCGATGACGCATCTATTGACGACTGACACGGGTGCGATGTTTTCCGTAATCTTCGCGGATGTCTGGAAAACGACACCATACATGGCGTTATTGCTATTGGCTGGACTGCAGACGATCCCGGGATCCCTTTATGAAGCAGCATCAATCGATGGAGCATCGAAGTTCAAGCAATTTTTGACCGTCACATTGCCGCTGCTCAAATCGAGCCTGCTTGTTGCCTTATTGTTCAGGACGCTCGATGCCTTCCGCGTCTTTGACCTGATCTACGTCTTGACGGGAGGCGGACCAGCAAACTCAACGGAAACGATCTCCATTTTGGGCTACAAGATGATGTTCTCTCAAACGAATTTCGGTAATGGATCAGCCATTTCCGTCATCGTCTTTATATGTGTAGCGATCATCTCCATCATCTACATAAAATTCCTCGGAAGGGACTTGTTGAATGATGGCACAGGAAGATAA
- a CDS encoding DUF1648 domain-containing protein, whose product MDERGRPILKIKKTPLEKLLDLAALIILIGNVIYLLLVWPSLPDSIPTHFNFKGDVNGTGSKWTILLLPALGLILWLGMYVLEKYPHIYNYLNLTEENAERQYKNSRMLVNVLKNFILSYFVYIGWEMVQVSKGSHKAMDAWPMILFIIAILGITVFFIIRSIRLK is encoded by the coding sequence ATGGATGAGAGGGGCCGCCCCATATTAAAAATAAAGAAAACACCGTTGGAGAAACTCCTTGATTTAGCCGCTTTGATTATCCTAATCGGAAACGTCATCTATTTGTTGTTGGTTTGGCCATCACTGCCAGATTCGATTCCGACGCATTTTAATTTCAAAGGGGATGTGAATGGAACAGGATCTAAATGGACCATTTTGCTGCTGCCGGCATTAGGTTTAATTTTGTGGCTTGGGATGTATGTACTGGAAAAATATCCGCACATTTATAATTATCTTAATTTAACGGAGGAAAATGCGGAGAGGCAATACAAAAATAGCAGGATGCTGGTCAATGTCCTGAAAAATTTCATTCTTTCCTACTTTGTCTATATTGGTTGGGAAATGGTCCAAGTTTCCAAAGGGAGTCATAAAGCTATGGACGCTTGGCCGATGATTTTATTTATCATCGCGATACTTGGCATTACTGTATTTTTCATTATCAGGTCGATTCGTTTAAAATAA
- a CDS encoding ABC transporter substrate-binding protein: MKTFKKSKALAAAALSLTLALGACSSNSTDDTASKNDNKGDSDKQVTLVYARGKDVTKGTEKTVEAFEKSHPNIKVKFREMPSDSGQQHDAYVTALNAKSSEIDVFDMDVVWPAEFAQADYVLPLDRFIQQDNVDLSQYNQGALSAAQFNGKQWALPKFIDAGLLFYRTDLVKKDEIPKTWDDLIAQAKAKKGQGGTKFGYVMQAKQYEGLVCNAIEFVAAYGGQFINDKNEVVVNSPETIKGLKKMVEVAQSDFVPGNVTNFTEIESDQAFIEGQTPFLRNWPYEYASANDKEKSKIAGKVGIAPLPAGDKGSAAALGGWLAGINKYSKHPKEAWEFLKFMAGAEGQKIDAIYGGHAPTITKLYDDPDVIKANPTFADKGFQEGLNAAVPRPVAANYQEISEIIQIEVSKAIAGSETVEEAVKNMEAQMKEKIKQ; the protein is encoded by the coding sequence ATGAAAACTTTTAAAAAGTCTAAAGCACTTGCAGCTGCAGCACTCTCACTTACCCTCGCATTAGGAGCATGTTCAAGTAATTCCACCGATGACACCGCATCCAAAAATGACAACAAAGGCGACAGCGACAAACAAGTTACGCTTGTGTATGCAAGAGGAAAAGATGTGACAAAAGGAACGGAAAAAACAGTCGAAGCCTTTGAAAAATCCCATCCAAATATCAAAGTTAAATTCCGTGAAATGCCGTCTGATTCTGGGCAGCAGCATGATGCATACGTCACTGCATTAAACGCGAAGTCCTCCGAGATCGATGTATTCGATATGGACGTTGTATGGCCGGCTGAATTTGCCCAAGCGGATTATGTTCTGCCGCTGGATCGCTTCATCCAACAGGACAATGTCGATTTGTCGCAATATAACCAAGGTGCCTTATCAGCAGCACAATTCAACGGAAAGCAATGGGCATTGCCGAAGTTCATCGATGCCGGCTTGCTTTTCTATCGTACAGACTTAGTCAAAAAAGACGAAATCCCGAAAACATGGGATGACTTGATTGCACAGGCAAAAGCGAAAAAAGGACAAGGTGGAACGAAATTTGGCTACGTCATGCAGGCGAAACAGTATGAAGGCCTTGTATGTAACGCAATCGAATTCGTTGCAGCCTACGGCGGGCAGTTCATCAACGACAAAAATGAAGTCGTTGTCAACAGTCCGGAAACCATTAAAGGCTTAAAGAAAATGGTTGAAGTCGCACAGTCCGATTTTGTCCCAGGAAACGTGACAAACTTCACGGAAATTGAATCCGATCAAGCCTTCATCGAAGGGCAGACGCCATTCCTTCGCAACTGGCCGTATGAATATGCAAGTGCGAATGATAAAGAAAAATCCAAGATCGCAGGCAAGGTCGGCATCGCACCGCTTCCAGCGGGCGACAAGGGTTCAGCTGCAGCCCTTGGCGGTTGGTTGGCTGGAATCAATAAATATTCTAAACATCCGAAAGAAGCTTGGGAATTCCTTAAGTTCATGGCAGGTGCAGAAGGTCAGAAAATCGATGCCATTTATGGCGGCCATGCACCGACAATCACGAAGCTGTATGATGATCCGGATGTCATCAAAGCGAACCCGACTTTCGCCGATAAAGGGTTCCAGGAAGGTCTGAACGCTGCTGTACCGCGTCCAGTTGCAGCGAATTATCAAGAAATCTCCGAAATCATTCAAATCGAAGTTTCAAAGGCCATCGCGGGGTCTGAAACGGTCGAAGAAGCTGTGAAAAACATGGAAGCACAGATGAAAGAAAAGATAAAACAATAA
- a CDS encoding class I SAM-dependent DNA methyltransferase yields MEYKGSKVYDTEEFFDRYMNRRHRPESPNTLIENPVLFDLLGDINGEHILDLGCGDASLGLALLEKNCGFYTGVDGSANMCQKATQSLRGKNGEVIESSMEGFDFPPDSFDTVVSQLALHYIDDFASLAKQIYKTIKPNGRFVFSVQHPLLTASFKSMSETGRRLDWVVDDYFKSGKRTEPWIGEHVVKYHRTIEDYFIQLQQAGFQITDLKEAAPRREFFQDEEEYERRLRIPLFLLFSCRKSI; encoded by the coding sequence ATGGAGTACAAAGGATCCAAGGTTTATGATACAGAAGAATTTTTTGACCGGTACATGAACAGAAGGCACAGGCCGGAAAGTCCGAATACCTTGATTGAAAACCCAGTCTTATTTGATTTGCTTGGAGACATCAATGGAGAGCATATATTAGATCTAGGATGTGGAGATGCATCGCTTGGACTTGCCCTTTTGGAAAAAAACTGTGGATTTTATACTGGTGTCGATGGCTCAGCGAATATGTGCCAAAAAGCAACTCAGTCGCTTAGAGGAAAAAACGGCGAAGTGATTGAATCATCGATGGAAGGATTCGATTTTCCACCCGACTCATTTGATACTGTCGTCTCTCAATTGGCGCTCCATTATATTGATGATTTTGCATCATTGGCGAAACAAATCTATAAAACCATTAAGCCAAATGGCCGTTTTGTTTTCAGCGTTCAGCATCCTTTACTGACCGCCTCTTTTAAAAGCATGAGTGAAACAGGAAGGCGCTTGGATTGGGTTGTGGATGATTACTTCAAAAGTGGAAAAAGAACAGAACCGTGGATTGGTGAACATGTCGTCAAGTACCACCGGACGATCGAGGATTATTTCATCCAGCTTCAGCAGGCAGGCTTCCAAATCACGGATTTGAAGGAAGCTGCTCCCCGCAGGGAATTCTTCCAGGACGAAGAAGAATATGAGAGAAGGCTCAGGATTCCATTGTTTTTATTGTTTAGTTGTAGGAAGTCAATTTAA
- a CDS encoding ThuA domain-containing protein produces the protein MLKVTVWNENRHEKKDPRVKEIYPDGIHGAIANALSTHDFDVRTATLDEEEHGLTDDVLNQTDVLVWWGHLAHDEVSDEIVSKVSEKVLNGMGLIVLHSGHFSKIFKKLMGTSCDLKWREAGEKERLWVVDPSHPIVDGIDSYIELQQEEMYGEHFDIPAPDELVFLSWFEGGEVFRSGCTYRRGNGKIFYFRPGHETYPTYHDENIQKVIANAVSWAAPTDHKRPVYGNAQPLEAIKNQEN, from the coding sequence ATGTTAAAAGTTACGGTTTGGAACGAAAACCGCCATGAAAAAAAGGATCCACGAGTAAAGGAAATCTACCCCGACGGCATCCACGGGGCAATAGCGAATGCCCTTTCCACCCATGATTTCGATGTCAGGACAGCGACCCTTGATGAAGAGGAGCATGGTTTGACGGATGACGTGTTGAATCAAACCGATGTCCTTGTATGGTGGGGACACCTTGCCCATGATGAAGTATCCGATGAAATCGTCTCGAAAGTATCTGAAAAAGTGTTAAATGGCATGGGCTTGATCGTCCTCCATTCCGGACACTTTTCAAAGATCTTCAAAAAACTGATGGGGACTTCATGCGATTTGAAATGGCGTGAAGCAGGAGAAAAGGAAAGACTCTGGGTCGTCGATCCGAGCCACCCGATCGTTGATGGCATCGATTCCTACATCGAGCTGCAGCAGGAGGAAATGTATGGCGAGCACTTTGACATCCCAGCGCCTGATGAACTCGTATTCTTGAGCTGGTTCGAAGGCGGGGAAGTATTCAGGAGCGGATGCACGTATCGCAGAGGGAACGGCAAGATTTTCTATTTCCGTCCCGGCCATGAAACGTATCCAACATACCATGATGAAAATATCCAAAAAGTCATTGCCAATGCCGTCAGCTGGGCAGCACCAACAGACCATAAACGTCCGGTTTACGGAAATGCACAGCCGCTTGAAGCAATTAAGAACCAAGAAAACTAA
- a CDS encoding Gfo/Idh/MocA family protein, translated as MTTVKVGIIGCGSIASHRHIPEYANHPDVEIVAFCDVKLERAEEKAAKYGGKVYESYEEMLANHEIDAVSVCTPNYLHAPASIAALNAGKHVLCEKPMATSKEEAENMISAAKKNGRKLMIGHNQRFVRSHEKAKQLIKEGEIGKIYSFRTAFGHDGPEGWSVDGTNSWFFKKDEAFIGAMGDLGVHKTDLLRYILGDEISEVSAFVGTLAKEGASVDDNAVCILKTESGIIGTLAASWSYVAGEDNSTIIYGEKGIIRLEESPDYSLIVQYKNGEVVNYDLGKIQSNDEGGQNDSGVIRHFIGSIKEDRETPIPGEEGMKSLNVILAALESSQTGKSVSVKN; from the coding sequence ATGACAACAGTAAAAGTAGGTATCATTGGCTGCGGGAGCATTGCGTCCCACCGCCACATCCCTGAATATGCCAATCATCCTGATGTAGAAATCGTTGCCTTTTGTGACGTGAAACTGGAGCGTGCTGAAGAAAAAGCGGCAAAGTATGGCGGAAAAGTTTATGAAAGCTATGAAGAAATGCTGGCAAACCATGAAATCGACGCTGTCAGTGTTTGCACGCCAAATTATCTCCATGCCCCGGCATCGATTGCTGCATTGAATGCCGGCAAGCATGTATTATGCGAGAAACCGATGGCTACATCGAAGGAAGAAGCGGAAAATATGATTTCGGCTGCAAAGAAAAACGGCAGGAAATTGATGATTGGCCACAATCAACGCTTTGTACGCTCCCATGAAAAAGCGAAGCAATTGATCAAGGAAGGAGAAATCGGGAAGATTTACAGCTTCCGTACAGCGTTTGGCCATGACGGTCCTGAAGGCTGGAGCGTAGATGGCACGAACAGCTGGTTCTTCAAAAAAGACGAGGCATTCATCGGTGCGATGGGCGACTTGGGCGTACATAAAACCGACCTACTTCGATATATCTTGGGCGATGAAATTTCCGAAGTGTCCGCATTCGTCGGAACGCTTGCCAAAGAAGGGGCATCAGTCGATGACAATGCGGTCTGTATTTTGAAAACCGAGTCCGGCATCATCGGGACACTTGCTGCAAGCTGGTCTTATGTGGCGGGAGAAGACAACTCAACCATCATCTATGGTGAGAAAGGAATTATCCGCCTGGAAGAAAGCCCGGATTACTCGTTGATCGTTCAATACAAAAATGGGGAAGTCGTCAATTATGACCTCGGGAAAATACAATCGAACGACGAAGGCGGGCAAAACGACTCAGGTGTCATCCGCCACTTCATCGGAAGCATTAAAGAAGATCGCGAAACCCCGATTCCCGGAGAGGAAGGCATGAAATCATTGAATGTCATCCTGGCTGCATTGGAATCAAGCCAAACCGGCAAAAGCGTATCGGTAAAGAATTAA
- a CDS encoding carbohydrate ABC transporter permease — MNKKAGLLFYVFLFLFIFVVMFPFLWILLASIKPATELFGDKAFTPFSDHPTFKNYVSVFVNYPFLRYMWNSFIVSVITTLYTVFVASFAAYAIARLNFKGKSFILGLVLSVTMFPQIATISPIYIFMKDLGLTNSYLGLIIPYTTITLPLSIWILVTFFRKIPFDLEEAAKMDGATLLQTYWKVIFPLAGPGIFTTAILVFIAAWNEFLFALTINTDEHYKTVPVGIAMFQGQYTIPWGEISAATIVITVPLVLFVLLFQRRIVSGLTSGSVKE; from the coding sequence ATGAATAAAAAGGCAGGACTATTATTCTATGTATTTTTGTTTTTGTTCATCTTTGTCGTGATGTTTCCATTCCTATGGATCCTCCTGGCATCGATCAAGCCTGCGACGGAATTATTCGGTGACAAAGCATTTACACCATTTTCCGATCATCCGACATTCAAAAACTATGTATCAGTATTCGTCAACTATCCGTTCTTAAGATATATGTGGAACAGTTTCATCGTTTCTGTCATTACGACGCTGTATACCGTTTTCGTCGCATCCTTTGCGGCATACGCGATTGCCCGATTAAATTTCAAGGGCAAGTCGTTCATCCTCGGCTTGGTGCTTTCGGTGACGATGTTTCCGCAAATCGCGACCATTTCACCGATCTATATTTTCATGAAGGACCTTGGATTGACCAACTCTTATCTGGGGCTGATCATTCCGTACACAACCATAACACTGCCGCTATCCATATGGATTTTGGTCACCTTTTTCAGGAAAATCCCATTTGATCTTGAAGAGGCGGCAAAAATGGACGGGGCGACCTTATTGCAAACGTATTGGAAAGTCATCTTCCCGTTGGCGGGGCCGGGGATTTTCACAACGGCGATCCTCGTGTTCATCGCTGCCTGGAATGAATTCCTCTTTGCCTTGACGATCAATACCGATGAACATTATAAAACCGTTCCGGTGGGGATCGCGATGTTCCAGGGGCAATATACGATCCCTTGGGGAGAAATATCTGCTGCGACCATCGTCATCACCGTGCCGCTCGTCCTGTTCGTCTTGTTATTCCAAAGACGGATTGTATCCGGACTTACTTCAGGTTCGGTAAAAGAATAA
- a CDS encoding sugar phosphate isomerase/epimerase family protein has protein sequence MKLGVFTVLFAEKTFTEMLDYVKDAGLKAVEIGTGGYPGNDHCPLDELLESSEKREAYLNEVTSRGLEISAFSCHGNPISPDEAFAKECRETFTKTVRLAELLNVPVVNCFSGTAGDHEGAKHPNWPVAPWPNEYGDVYNWQWEEKLIPYWKEAGQFAKDHNVKVGLELHGGFLVHTPYTMLKLREATCDAIGANLDPSHLWWQGIDPVAAIKILGKAGAIHHFHAKDTYIDQDNVNMYGLLDMQSYGNVQSRAWTFRSVGCGHSIQEWSDMMSALRTYGYDYVVSIEHEDPLMSIPEGFMRAVTNLKGILIEEQPADMWWV, from the coding sequence ATGAAATTAGGCGTGTTTACTGTATTATTTGCAGAGAAAACGTTCACTGAAATGCTCGACTATGTGAAAGATGCCGGGCTGAAGGCAGTTGAAATCGGAACAGGAGGATACCCTGGGAATGACCACTGCCCGTTGGATGAACTTCTTGAAAGCAGTGAGAAGCGTGAAGCCTACTTAAATGAAGTGACGAGCAGAGGCTTGGAAATCAGTGCGTTCAGCTGCCACGGGAATCCAATTTCCCCTGACGAAGCTTTTGCAAAGGAGTGCCGTGAAACGTTCACGAAAACGGTACGCCTCGCGGAATTATTGAACGTACCTGTCGTCAACTGTTTCTCCGGAACAGCAGGTGACCATGAAGGCGCCAAGCATCCGAACTGGCCGGTCGCTCCATGGCCAAACGAATATGGTGATGTATACAACTGGCAATGGGAAGAGAAACTGATTCCATATTGGAAAGAAGCAGGTCAATTTGCCAAGGATCATAATGTCAAAGTCGGCCTTGAGCTGCATGGCGGCTTCCTTGTTCACACACCATATACGATGTTGAAACTGCGTGAAGCCACTTGCGATGCCATCGGCGCCAACCTCGATCCGAGCCATCTTTGGTGGCAAGGCATCGACCCGGTCGCTGCAATCAAAATCCTGGGCAAAGCTGGAGCAATCCACCATTTCCATGCAAAGGATACCTACATTGATCAGGACAACGTCAATATGTATGGTCTTTTGGATATGCAGTCCTATGGAAACGTCCAATCCCGTGCTTGGACATTCCGATCCGTCGGCTGCGGCCATAGCATACAGGAATGGTCCGATATGATGAGCGCCCTTCGCACCTATGGCTACGATTACGTCGTCAGCATCGAACACGAAGATCCATTGATGTCGATTCCGGAAGGCTTCATGCGAGCTGTCACAAATCTGAAGGGAATCTTAATCGAAGAACAGCCTGCCGATATGTGGTGGGTGTAA
- a CDS encoding PaaI family thioesterase → MKRIMDESDLHHRHKEKIFQLLKEEPYANFLGIELLDIGEGTAVAELDIQDHMLNSHGTVHGAITFAIADYVFAAACNSYGKTSVGLSTTVNYMAAGKKGSRLRATASEEKKNHRTSWYKIRVESDGELIATMEALAYRKDHYFVPVD, encoded by the coding sequence ATGAAAAGGATTATGGATGAAAGCGATTTGCACCATCGTCATAAAGAAAAAATCTTTCAATTATTGAAAGAGGAACCGTACGCAAATTTCTTAGGCATTGAACTGCTGGACATCGGTGAAGGGACTGCCGTTGCGGAATTGGATATTCAAGATCACATGTTGAATTCACATGGGACCGTCCATGGTGCGATTACATTTGCCATAGCGGACTATGTTTTTGCGGCCGCTTGCAACTCATATGGAAAAACTTCCGTCGGCCTTTCCACCACCGTCAACTACATGGCAGCAGGAAAAAAAGGCTCTAGGCTGAGAGCAACTGCATCAGAAGAAAAGAAAAACCACCGCACCTCCTGGTACAAAATCAGAGTCGAAAGCGACGGTGAACTCATCGCGACGATGGAAGCATTGGCCTATCGCAAGGATCACTATTTTGTCCCAGTTGACTAA
- a CDS encoding NUDIX hydrolase, translated as MKRVDVAYALIFAKGKILMVKNRGPKGSYYTLPGGAVEEGETLQEGAIREVKEETGYDAEVGQICAVTEARFENSGHHVVFFTFIGKVIGGVAGISHPDEIEEVTWMQIEEAKKQLTMYEDLEALLRESRAPYSWKGHVTDHI; from the coding sequence ATGAAACGAGTCGATGTTGCTTACGCTCTAATCTTTGCGAAAGGGAAAATTTTGATGGTCAAAAATAGGGGACCAAAAGGATCCTATTACACACTGCCAGGCGGAGCAGTGGAAGAAGGAGAAACCCTTCAAGAAGGGGCAATAAGAGAAGTAAAGGAAGAAACCGGCTACGATGCGGAAGTGGGTCAAATCTGCGCGGTGACAGAAGCACGCTTTGAAAACAGCGGCCATCATGTGGTCTTTTTCACCTTCATCGGGAAAGTCATCGGAGGTGTGGCAGGTATATCCCATCCAGACGAAATTGAAGAAGTAACATGGATGCAGATTGAAGAAGCGAAAAAACAATTGACCATGTATGAAGATCTCGAAGCCCTTTTAAGGGAAAGCAGGGCCCCTTATTCATGGAAGGGGCATGTAACAGACCACATTTAA
- a CDS encoding Gfo/Idh/MocA family protein: MNKLRLGIIGVGGIAIGRHIPAFQKLSEQAAITAVTDVNLERAESVAKEFKIPHAFESYQDMFPHVDAVVICTPNKFHAEITVKALEAGLHVLCEKPMAMTTAEAEQMVEASKRAGKVLSIGFHYRFMKESQAAKKVILENEIGQPIVVRIQALRRRKVPGWGVFTNKSLQGGGSLIDYGCHLLDLALWLIGNPEPVEVSGTAYNILSKQPDQVNLWGTFNHETFDVDDHVTSYVRFDNNVSLMLETTWAANIEEDQETLSISGDQGGLDVFPFRLNYAKHGMLFNSAASWIPGEEDYGLEQARNFVGSCLGQTEQLVKPEEALHVTKIIEAIYESSEKKRSIILE; the protein is encoded by the coding sequence ATGAACAAATTGCGATTAGGAATCATCGGGGTTGGCGGAATTGCGATAGGCAGGCATATTCCGGCTTTCCAAAAACTGTCTGAGCAGGCTGCGATTACTGCCGTGACTGACGTGAACCTTGAACGTGCAGAAAGCGTGGCAAAGGAATTTAAAATTCCTCATGCTTTTGAAAGTTATCAGGATATGTTTCCACATGTGGATGCTGTCGTCATTTGCACGCCGAATAAGTTTCACGCAGAGATTACGGTCAAGGCATTGGAAGCAGGGCTTCATGTCCTTTGCGAAAAGCCGATGGCCATGACAACGGCAGAAGCGGAACAGATGGTTGAAGCATCGAAGCGAGCAGGGAAAGTATTGAGCATCGGGTTTCACTACCGCTTCATGAAAGAATCACAAGCAGCCAAAAAAGTGATTTTAGAAAATGAAATCGGCCAGCCGATCGTCGTTCGCATCCAGGCTTTAAGAAGGAGAAAGGTTCCGGGGTGGGGAGTATTTACAAACAAGAGCCTTCAAGGCGGGGGAAGCCTGATCGATTATGGCTGCCATCTGCTTGATCTTGCGCTATGGCTGATCGGAAACCCCGAGCCAGTGGAAGTATCGGGTACTGCTTATAATATTTTGAGCAAACAGCCAGATCAAGTGAATCTTTGGGGAACATTCAACCATGAAACATTTGATGTCGACGACCATGTGACGAGCTATGTCCGCTTCGATAACAATGTTTCCTTAATGCTGGAGACGACATGGGCGGCCAACATCGAGGAAGATCAAGAAACATTAAGCATCTCCGGAGATCAAGGCGGGCTGGATGTATTTCCGTTCCGGTTGAACTATGCTAAACATGGGATGTTGTTTAACAGCGCGGCATCATGGATTCCAGGCGAAGAAGATTACGGCTTGGAACAAGCAAGGAATTTTGTCGGGTCATGCCTCGGTCAAACGGAACAGCTCGTTAAGCCGGAGGAAGCTTTGCACGTAACCAAAATCATCGAAGCGATTTATGAAAGCAGCGAGAAAAAAAGAAGCATCATTCTTGAATAG